In a single window of the Dama dama isolate Ldn47 chromosome 33, ASM3311817v1, whole genome shotgun sequence genome:
- the HNRNPA3 gene encoding heterogeneous nuclear ribonucleoprotein A3 isoform X2, translating to MEVKPPPGRPQPDSGRRRRRRGEEGHDPKEPEQLRKLFIGGLSFETTDDSLREHFEKWGTLTDCVVMRDPQTKRSRGFGFVTYSCVEEVDAAMCARPHKVDGRVVEPKRAVSREDSVKPGAHLTVKKIFVGGIKEDTEEYNLRDYFEKYGKIETIEVMEDRQSGKKRGFAFVTFDDHDTVDKIVVQKYHTINGHNCEVKKALSKQEMQSAGSQRGRGGGSGNFMGRGGNFGGGGGNFGRGGNFGGRGGYGGGGGGSRGSYGGGDGGYNGFGGDGGNYGGGPGYSSRGGYGGGGPGYGNQGGGYGGGGGGYDGYNEGGNFGGNYGGGGNYNDFGNYSGQQQSNYGPMKGGSFGGRSSGSPYGGGYGSGGGSGGYGSRRF from the exons ATGGAGGTAAAACCGCCGCCCGGTCGCCCCCAGCCCGACTCCggccgtcgccgccgccgccggggggAGGAG GGTCACGATCCCAAGGAACCAGAGCAGTTGAGAAAGCTGTTTATCGGTGGTCTGAGCTTTGAAACTACAGAtgatagcttaagagaacattttgaGAAATGGGGCACACTTACAGATTGTGTG gtGATGAGAGACCCCCAAACAAAACGTTCCAGGGGCTTTGGTTTTGTGACTTACTCTTGTGTTGAAGAAGTGGATGCAGCAATGTGTGCTCGACCACACAAGGTTGATGGGCGTGTAGTGGAACCAAAGAGAGCTGTTTCTAGAGAG GATTCTGTAAAGCCTGGTGCCCATCTAACAGTGAAGAAAATTTTTGTTGGTGGTATTAAAGAAGATACAGAAGAATATAATTTGAGAGACTACTTTGAAAAGTATGGCAAGATTGAAACCATAGAAGTTATGGAAGACAGGCAGAGTGGAAAAAAGAGAGGATTTGCTTTTGTAACTTTTGATGATCATGATACAGTTGATAAAATTGTTG ttCAGAAATACCACACTATTAATGGGCATAATTGTGAAGTGAAAAAGGCCCTTTCTAAACAAGAGATGCAATCTGCTGGATCACAAAGAG GTCGTGGAGGTGGATCTGGCAACTTTATGGGTCGTGGAGGAAACTTTGGAGGTGGTGGAGGTAACTTTGGCCGTGGTGGAAACTTTGGTGGAAGAG gaggctatggtggtggaggtggtggcagCCGAGGGAGTTATGGAGGAGGTGATGGTGGATACAATGGATTTGGAGGTGATG GTGGCAACTATGGCGGTGGTCCTGGTTATAGTAGTAGAGGAGGTTACGGTGGTGGTGGACCAGGATATGGAAACCAAGGTGGTGGATATGGTGGCGGTGGTGGAGGATATGATGGTTACAATGAAGGAGGAAATTTTGGAG GTAACTATGGTGGTGGTGGAAACTATAATGATTTTGGAAATTATAGTGGACAACAGCAATCAAATTATGGACCCATGAAAGGGGGTAGT
- the HNRNPA3 gene encoding heterogeneous nuclear ribonucleoprotein A3 isoform X1 produces MEVKPPPGRPQPDSGRRRRRRGEEGHDPKEPEQLRKLFIGGLSFETTDDSLREHFEKWGTLTDCVVMRDPQTKRSRGFGFVTYSCVEEVDAAMCARPHKVDGRVVEPKRAVSREDSVKPGAHLTVKKIFVGGIKEDTEEYNLRDYFEKYGKIETIEVMEDRQSGKKRGFAFVTFDDHDTVDKIVVQKYHTINGHNCEVKKALSKQEMQSAGSQRGRGGGSGNFMGRGGNFGGGGGNFGRGGNFGGRGGYGGGGGGSRGSYGGGDGGYNGFGGDGGNYGGGPGYSSRGGYGGGGPGYGNQGGGYGGGGGGYDGYNEGGNFGGGNYGGGGNYNDFGNYSGQQQSNYGPMKGGSFGGRSSGSPYGGGYGSGGGSGGYGSRRF; encoded by the exons ATGGAGGTAAAACCGCCGCCCGGTCGCCCCCAGCCCGACTCCggccgtcgccgccgccgccggggggAGGAG GGTCACGATCCCAAGGAACCAGAGCAGTTGAGAAAGCTGTTTATCGGTGGTCTGAGCTTTGAAACTACAGAtgatagcttaagagaacattttgaGAAATGGGGCACACTTACAGATTGTGTG gtGATGAGAGACCCCCAAACAAAACGTTCCAGGGGCTTTGGTTTTGTGACTTACTCTTGTGTTGAAGAAGTGGATGCAGCAATGTGTGCTCGACCACACAAGGTTGATGGGCGTGTAGTGGAACCAAAGAGAGCTGTTTCTAGAGAG GATTCTGTAAAGCCTGGTGCCCATCTAACAGTGAAGAAAATTTTTGTTGGTGGTATTAAAGAAGATACAGAAGAATATAATTTGAGAGACTACTTTGAAAAGTATGGCAAGATTGAAACCATAGAAGTTATGGAAGACAGGCAGAGTGGAAAAAAGAGAGGATTTGCTTTTGTAACTTTTGATGATCATGATACAGTTGATAAAATTGTTG ttCAGAAATACCACACTATTAATGGGCATAATTGTGAAGTGAAAAAGGCCCTTTCTAAACAAGAGATGCAATCTGCTGGATCACAAAGAG GTCGTGGAGGTGGATCTGGCAACTTTATGGGTCGTGGAGGAAACTTTGGAGGTGGTGGAGGTAACTTTGGCCGTGGTGGAAACTTTGGTGGAAGAG gaggctatggtggtggaggtggtggcagCCGAGGGAGTTATGGAGGAGGTGATGGTGGATACAATGGATTTGGAGGTGATG GTGGCAACTATGGCGGTGGTCCTGGTTATAGTAGTAGAGGAGGTTACGGTGGTGGTGGACCAGGATATGGAAACCAAGGTGGTGGATATGGTGGCGGTGGTGGAGGATATGATGGTTACAATGAAGGAGGAAATTTTGGAGGTG GTAACTATGGTGGTGGTGGAAACTATAATGATTTTGGAAATTATAGTGGACAACAGCAATCAAATTATGGACCCATGAAAGGGGGTAGT
- the HNRNPA3 gene encoding heterogeneous nuclear ribonucleoprotein A3 isoform X3 gives MEGHDPKEPEQLRKLFIGGLSFETTDDSLREHFEKWGTLTDCVVMRDPQTKRSRGFGFVTYSCVEEVDAAMCARPHKVDGRVVEPKRAVSREDSVKPGAHLTVKKIFVGGIKEDTEEYNLRDYFEKYGKIETIEVMEDRQSGKKRGFAFVTFDDHDTVDKIVVQKYHTINGHNCEVKKALSKQEMQSAGSQRGRGGGSGNFMGRGGNFGGGGGNFGRGGNFGGRGGYGGGGGGSRGSYGGGDGGYNGFGGDGGNYGGGPGYSSRGGYGGGGPGYGNQGGGYGGGGGGYDGYNEGGNFGGGNYGGGGNYNDFGNYSGQQQSNYGPMKGGSFGGRSSGSPYGGGYGSGGGSGGYGSRRF, from the exons ATGGAG GGTCACGATCCCAAGGAACCAGAGCAGTTGAGAAAGCTGTTTATCGGTGGTCTGAGCTTTGAAACTACAGAtgatagcttaagagaacattttgaGAAATGGGGCACACTTACAGATTGTGTG gtGATGAGAGACCCCCAAACAAAACGTTCCAGGGGCTTTGGTTTTGTGACTTACTCTTGTGTTGAAGAAGTGGATGCAGCAATGTGTGCTCGACCACACAAGGTTGATGGGCGTGTAGTGGAACCAAAGAGAGCTGTTTCTAGAGAG GATTCTGTAAAGCCTGGTGCCCATCTAACAGTGAAGAAAATTTTTGTTGGTGGTATTAAAGAAGATACAGAAGAATATAATTTGAGAGACTACTTTGAAAAGTATGGCAAGATTGAAACCATAGAAGTTATGGAAGACAGGCAGAGTGGAAAAAAGAGAGGATTTGCTTTTGTAACTTTTGATGATCATGATACAGTTGATAAAATTGTTG ttCAGAAATACCACACTATTAATGGGCATAATTGTGAAGTGAAAAAGGCCCTTTCTAAACAAGAGATGCAATCTGCTGGATCACAAAGAG GTCGTGGAGGTGGATCTGGCAACTTTATGGGTCGTGGAGGAAACTTTGGAGGTGGTGGAGGTAACTTTGGCCGTGGTGGAAACTTTGGTGGAAGAG gaggctatggtggtggaggtggtggcagCCGAGGGAGTTATGGAGGAGGTGATGGTGGATACAATGGATTTGGAGGTGATG GTGGCAACTATGGCGGTGGTCCTGGTTATAGTAGTAGAGGAGGTTACGGTGGTGGTGGACCAGGATATGGAAACCAAGGTGGTGGATATGGTGGCGGTGGTGGAGGATATGATGGTTACAATGAAGGAGGAAATTTTGGAGGTG GTAACTATGGTGGTGGTGGAAACTATAATGATTTTGGAAATTATAGTGGACAACAGCAATCAAATTATGGACCCATGAAAGGGGGTAGT